Proteins encoded within one genomic window of Gloeobacter kilaueensis JS1:
- a CDS encoding PRC-barrel domain-containing protein, with translation MSSQEGTLKYSDLINRLILDLRTAEELGRVDDLWTAPEEQKVVGIVYKSGFLSGQRKSLPLGQLQSIGPDAIMVSVEGETSEEAKPGESSLVGHEVWTDGGSHIGKISDFLFDAQSGIISHYLFVAAGWSGITDGTYLLETSAITTSGKRRVIVPEATAKSSTLYSEGIRQRLGSALDQAKERGQNLSEQIKERTAALSEQARGLVDQAKERSQSLGDQLKERTAALGEQAKGLVDQAKERGQTFVESAQERLNPPHPSEEATVPPSEAIVPEQQALPAPGETRVAPAPPHEPQPPL, from the coding sequence GTGAGCAGTCAGGAAGGCACCCTCAAGTACAGTGACCTGATCAACCGGCTGATCCTCGATCTGCGTACCGCCGAGGAACTCGGTCGGGTAGACGATCTATGGACTGCCCCCGAGGAGCAAAAAGTTGTCGGCATCGTCTACAAGTCCGGTTTTTTGAGCGGTCAAAGAAAGTCACTGCCCCTTGGCCAGCTGCAAAGCATCGGGCCGGATGCGATCATGGTGAGCGTCGAGGGCGAGACGAGCGAGGAGGCCAAACCCGGTGAATCGTCCCTGGTCGGCCACGAGGTCTGGACCGACGGCGGCAGCCACATCGGCAAGATCAGCGACTTTCTTTTCGACGCCCAGAGCGGCATCATCAGCCACTACCTCTTCGTCGCCGCCGGTTGGAGCGGTATCACCGACGGCACCTACCTGCTGGAAACATCGGCGATCACCACCTCCGGCAAAAGGCGGGTGATCGTTCCTGAGGCGACCGCTAAATCGAGCACCCTCTACAGCGAGGGCATCCGTCAGCGCCTCGGCAGCGCCCTCGACCAGGCCAAAGAGCGCGGCCAGAATCTAAGCGAGCAGATCAAAGAGCGCACCGCTGCTTTGAGCGAGCAGGCAAGGGGGCTGGTCGATCAGGCCAAAGAGCGCAGCCAATCTCTGGGGGACCAGCTCAAAGAGCGCACTGCCGCCCTCGGTGAACAGGCGAAAGGACTGGTCGATCAGGCCAAAGAGCGCGGCCAGACCTTCGTCGAATCAGCGCAAGAACGGCTGAACCCGCCCCACCCCTCCGAGGAAGCGACCGTTCCCCCATCGGAGGCGATCGTCCCTGAGCAGCAGGCGCTGCCGGCTCCCGGCGAGACAAGGGTCGCACCTGCACCGCCCCACGAGCCGCAACCGCCCCTGTAG